The DNA sequence CTCTCGCCCTTCCGGCGCAGCGAGACGACGACCTTCTCGTCGTAGCGGTTGTTCACCACCGACACCTTGACCGGCTTGGTCTGCCCCGCGCGGGCCTGCGCGGGCAGGGACAGCCCGGTCAGCGTGACGTCGTGCGTCTCGACGTGCACCACCTGGCTGCCGGTGCCCGAGCGCCCGTCGTCGGTCGTCGCGCTGATCTCCAAGCGGTAGTCGCCGTCGGCGGCGTAGCGGTGCGTCAGCGTCGCGTTCGACGTCAGTGCCACCGACGTGCCGTCACCGAACTTCAGCTCGCCGCTGACCAGCGGACGGCCGAGGCGGTCGCCCGCGTTCGGGAACATCTGGATGTCGTCGAACACCGACTTCCCACCGGAGTTGAGGTACACGTTGGGCGTCAGCGCCGGCGCGGTCGTCAGGCGGATCTCGTACGGGGACGCGCCGTCCGCGTCGATGCCCACCCGGATCCAGTACTGCAGGCCCGCCGTGGCCGTGAAGACCACGCGCTTGGCGGTGTCCAGCTCCCCCGCGCAGTCCACTTCGGACAGTTCAGGGCCGCGGTACACCGCGACCGACGGCGTCCGGCCGCCCCGCCGCTCCACGCTGATCGGCCGCGTGCGGTCCGGGGTGTACCGGTACCACACCGAGTGGTCGGCCTCGGGATCGCAGCTCGCCGTCACCTCGCCCGGCTCGCTCGTGGACCGCGACAGGTCGCCCGAGAACGTCCCGGGCAGCGTCGCCACCGCGGCGGCCGCGAAGTCGTCGTTGGGCTCCCGCGGGACACTGGAGAGGTCCAGCGTGGCCACCTGGCCGGCGCCGGAGTACGGCTTGAACACCATGATGTGGTATGTCTGCCCGGCGGTGACCAGGAACGTCACCGACGGCCCGGAGTTCCACTCCGCACAAGCGCCGGGCACCTGCGACAGCGCCCCGCGCGAGCCGGTGTAGACGGCGATGAAGGGCAGCTGGCCGGCCCCCGTGGGCAGGGCCCGGACGAACCCGTCGGCGGACGCGGTGTAGTCGTACCACGCGCTCGTCGCGATCCAGGCGTAGCACGAGGTCGGGTCGTCGGCGGCCTTCGTCCCTTCGCCGAAGTCCTGGGTGGCCCGGAAGGGCAGGGCGGTGACGGTGGTGGCGGTGTCGAAATCGTCGTTGGCCGGTGTGTCGGCGTGCGCGGTGGCCGGCGCCACCAGTGCGGCCGCGACGGCGAGACCGGCGACCAGCAGGCGCCGGAAAGCGGTGTGCCTCATCTTGTTCTCCCCCAGTGCTCAGACGGCGGCGATGCGCGTGCCGCTCGGTTTCACGGTCGTGGCGATGGCGATCACTTCGTTGTCCGACGGCCGGGCGTCACGCACCGGGTAGTCCAGCTTCAGCTCGGCGCGGAAGATGACCTTGCCGTCGATCGCGTCGTCGGGGGTGAAGGTGTAGGCGAAGGGGAACCGCACGGTCTTGGTGGGCCGCGCGGGCACGGTCAGGGTGAGCGTGGCGACCTGCCGCCAGTAGTTCCCGTCGTTGCGGGACAGCACGACCGTCGCAGTCTCGGCGTACCGGGTGTTGCTCACGTCGACCGAGATGGGCTTGCTCTCGCCCGCGCGGGCCGCGGCAGGCACGGTGAACTTGGCGATCCCGACGTCGTGGGTGGTCACGGTGACCTGCGTCGTCCGGGTGGCCGTGCGGCCGTCCGGCGACGTCGCGTGCAGGGTGACGGTGTACGTGCCGTCGGTGGCGTAGTGGTGGGACACGGGGGCGGTGCCGGCCGGGGCCGTGGCGCCGTCACCGAAGTCCCAGTCGGCGGTCATCGGCCGGTCGATCTCGTTCCAGGAGTCCGCGGAGAACGAGACGTTGTCGTAGACCGTCGGGTACGACGGCGACTGGGAGATCGACGGCTGCAGCGCCGGCGCGTCGTCCAGGGACAGCGTGATGGGCTCGTACGAAGTGGCCGGCCCGGTCACGCGGACGTAGTAGGTCGTCCCGGTGGCGGCGCGGAACGCGGTCGGCTGCCCGTACGAGTCGTTCTTGCAGGCGACCTGCTTCAGCTCCGGCAGGCTGTTCCCCGTGTAGACCGAGAGGGCCGAGCCGTACCCGGTGGTCCGCGCGGTGACCGACTTCGCCGCACCGGTGTTGGTGTAGGCGTACCAGACCGACGGGACGAGGTTGGCCTCGGACTGGCACGTCGACTCCGGGTCGTCGGCTTCGTAGGAGGCGACCGAGAAGTCCGGCTGCGCGGAGAACGGCAGCGACGGCACGGCCTGCGCGTTCGCGTAGTCGTCGTTGGCCGCGGCCGGCACCGGGTCCAGCGAGAGCGACAGCGCCCCGCCCGGGACGTCGTAGCCGGAGACCATGATCGAGTACGTGGTCCCGGCCTTCGCCAGGAACGTCGTGTCCCCGCCGATGCCGCAACCGTTGTCGACCCCCCGGAGTACGCCCCGGGTTCCGGTGTGGACCGCGAGGATCATCTCCGGGTCGCTGCCCTTGGTCGAGGCGCGCAGGTACCCGTCCGCGGTGGCCGTGTACCGGAACCAGACGGACGCCCGGACGTCGGACGACTGGCACCAGTACGGGTCGTCGACCGCCTTGGTGGCCTCGCTCGTGTCCTGCTGCGCGGTGAACGGCAGCGCGGTGATCGCCGTCGCCTGGTCGAAGTCGTCGTTGGACGGTGGCGCCGCGTGCGCGACGCCCGGTACGAGCAGCGCGAACGCCGCCGTGAACGCGGTGGCCAAGGCGATCCGGCCGCGCGATCGCAACGAAAGCAGCACGAGTCATCCCCCCAGATGTGTCCCGTCCCCACGCAGGCGGTGGGGATCCCCGCCGGGCACATCGACGAACGGGGGTCCGGTGTGACCGATCCGGCCGGAAATAGCCCGGACGTCGCAACCGCGCTACTCCGAGTAGACCGCGGGGTGCGGACCACCCGCACCCCGCGGTCCGGTCTCAGGCCGGCACCCGGCCCAGCCGCTCGGCCATCGTCCGCAGGAGGACGTCCTGGTGGCGGGTCAGGAAGAAGTGCCCGCCGGGCAGCGGGACCAGCTCGAAGCCGCCCGTGGTGTGCGCCGCCCACGCCGAGACCTCGTCCACCGACGCGACCGGGTCTTCGGTGCCGGTGAACGCCACCACCGGCGTCGCCAGCCGGACGCCCGGCGGGTGCCGGTAGGTCTCCACCGCGCGGTAGTCGTTGCGCAGCACCGGCAGGATCATGCGCACCACCTCCTCGTCACCGAGGAGATCCGCCTCCGTGCCGCTCAGCCGGCGCACCTCGGCCAGCACCCCCTCGTCGGAGCGGGTGTGGACGCGGTCGTCGCGGTACCGGTCGGGCGCGCGCCGGCCGGAGACGAACAGCGCCACCGGCGCCGGCCCCGAGTCCTCCAGCCGCCGCGTCACCTCGTACGCCACCATCGCGCCCATGCTGTGCCCGAACAGCGCCAGCGGCCGCTCGTCGAGCCCCCGCAGCAGGGCGGCGATCTCGTCGGCGAGCCCTTCGACCGTGGGGACGAACGGTTCCTTCCGCCGGTCCTGCCGCCCCGGGTACTGCACGGACAGGACTTCGACGTCCGGGGCGAGCGCCCGCGACACGGGGAAGTAGAACGACGCCGAACCGCCGGCGTGCGGCAGGCACACCAGCCGCGCCTTCGCCGCCGGTGCCTCGTGGAACCGGCGGAACCAGCGGTCCGCGGTCACCACGTGACCGGGAGCTCGGCGACGCGGTAGACGCCCAGCCCGCCCGGCGGCACCTCCTCCGACGGGACCGCCAGCCGCAGGCCGGGGAGCCGGGTGAACAGCGTCGAGAAGACGACCTCGAGCGCGGCCGTCGCGAAGTTCATCGCGACGCACTGGTGCGGGCCGTGGCCGAAGGTGAGGTGCGTCTTGTGGTCGCGGCGCAGGTCGAGCTCGTGCGGCGCCGGGAACGCCGCGGGGTCGCGGTTGACCGCCGGCGTGGCCAGGATGACGCCTTCGCCCGCCCGGACGGTCTGGCCGCCGATCTCGATGTCCTCGGTGGCCAGGCGCGAGATGATGTCGCCCGCCGAGATGTAGCGCAGCAGCTCCTCCACCGCGCGCGGGGCCGCGCCGGCCGGGTCGGCGCGCAGGACGTCCGCCTGCGCCGGGTTGTCCAGCACCGCGAACGCGCCGAGGGAGATCATCGTCATCGTGGACTCGTTGCCCGACACCGTGACCAGCATCGCCGAGTTGAGCAGCTGCTGGAAGCCGATCTCGTCCGGCCGCTCGTCGAAGCTGGTGACCATGTGGGTGGCCAGGTCTTCGGCCGGCTCGGCGCGCTTGCGCTCGAAGAGCCTGGTGTAGAAGTCGGACAGCGTGTAGATCGCCGGGACCATCATGTCCGGCCGGGTCGCCAGGTACTGGACGTGCTCGGTGTAGACCGCGCGGTCCTCCTCCGGCACGCCGAACAGCTCCGCCATCATCATCGACGGGAACGGCACCGCGAACGCCGAAACGAGGTCGGCGCCCGGGCCGTCGGCCAGCATGCCGTCGATCAGCTCGTCGACGATCTTCTGGATCTTCGGGCGCATCGCCTTGGCCTGGCGCAGCGTGAAGCTCGGGATCACCAGCTTGCGCTGGGCGTTGTGCTCCGGATCGTCGAGCTGCGCGAACGTCAGCGCGTCACCCTCGGGCACCGGCTGCGGCATGCCGGTGCCGGGCATGATCTTGGCGTTGTTCGGGAAGTCCGGGTGCGAGCGGGCGGCCGAGAGCCGCGGGTCCGCCAGCAGCGCGCGGGCTTCCGCGTAGCCGGTGACGACCCAGGCCTGCTTGCCGTCGACCAGCTTCACCTTCGACAGCGGCGCTTTTTCGTGCAGCTCCGAGTAAGCGGCGGGCGGGTGGTACGGGCACTTGCCGCGCGGCAGCGGGAACGACGGCACCTCGGTGGCGGTGTCGAGGGTTTCGGTCACGGGAGGTCTCTCCGATCGGTGGGGGTGGTGCTGACGACCAGCGGGACCCGCTTCGGTCCGAACAGCAGATGGGATTCCTGGTACTCGACGACGCCGTCGACCGTCCACATCGGAAGGTGGTCGAACAGCGCGTTCAGCGCACCGGTCAGCTCGACGCGGGCGAGCATCGCGCCGAGGCAGAAGTGGATGCCGTGCCCGAACGTCAGGTGGCGGTTCGGGCTGCGGCGGATGTCGAACACGTCCGGATCGGCGAACACGGCGTCGTCGTGGTTCGCCGAAAGCATCCACGGCACGACGACCGCGCCCGCCGGGATCACGTGCCCGGCGACCTCGGTGTCCACTGTGGTGTAACGCTGCAGCCGCGTGGACGGTGGCCGGCACCGCAGCACTTCCTCGACCGCGCCCGGGATCAGCGCCCGGTCGGCCCGCAGCGCGGCCTGCGCTTCGGGGTGCTCGGCCAGCAGCACGAGGGCGTGGCCGAGCACGGCGGCGGTGGTGAGGTGCCCGGCCTGCAGGATCTGCACGGCCAGGCTCGCCACCTCCGGATCGGCCAGCTGCTCGCCGTCCAGCCGCGCGCGGACCAGGTCGGAGATCAGCCCCGGCCCCGGCTCGGCGCGGCGGCGCGCGCACAGCTGCAGCAGGTAGCCCATCAGCTCGAGGAACGGGCCGCCCAGCGCGTTGTCCGCCGCCGCCCGCACGGCCGCTTCGTCGGTGAGGTCCGGTGGTTCGATCGCCATGATCTGCTCGACCAGCGACCGGAACGCGCCCGCGTCGGCGGCCGGGATGCCGAACAGCTCGGCGATCATCGTCGCGGGCAGCTCGACCGTGAAGTGCTCGACCGCGTCGAAGCCGCCTTCCGGGGCCCGGTCGAGCAGGTCCACCGCGATCTCGGCCACGCGCGGGCCGAGATCGCGCATCTTCCGCGGGGTGAACGCCTGCGCCGCCAGCCGCCGCAGCTTGCCGTGCTGCGGCGGGTCGGCGACCAGCATCATCCCCTCGGTCATGTTCGGCACGCCCTCGGGCAGCACCCGCGCCGGGTTGCTGGAGAACGTCGCCGGGTCCTTGGTGACGCGCTCGACGTCGGCGTGGGAGAAGAGGTGGTGCGCGCCGGACGCGTCGACGTGCACCCCGCCGTCCTCCCGGCGGCGCCGCAGCCAGGCGAGCTGCTCACCGAGGCCGAACCGCGCCGACGGGACGTCCTCTGTGGACAGTGCGGTGGTCACGCCCGCCGCACCCGGACGCGGACGCTCTTCGGCGTGAACAGCTCGCTCTCGTAGAACTCGACCGGCTCGTCGGCGAGGACCTCGATCGACGAGTACCGGCGCAGCAGGGCTTCGATGCCGAACTTCGCCTCGGTCTTGGCCAGCGCCGCGCCGAAGCAGTAGTGGATGCCGTGGCCGAAGGTCAGGTTGCGGGCGGCGCCGCGGTCGATGTCGAAGGCGTCCGGGTTCGCGAACACCTTTTCGTCGTGGTTGGCCGACAGCAGCGAGAGGAAGACCATGCTCTTCGCCGGGATGGCGACGCCGCCGAGCTCGGTGTCGGTGGTGGTGAACCGCTGCAGGCGCGGCACCGGCGGGGTGAACCGCAGCGCCTCGTCGACCGCGGCCGGGATCAGCGCCGGGTCGGTGCGCAGGCGCGCCTCGACACCCGGGTGCTCCCCCAGCCGCAGCACGAAGTTCGCCAGCACCGACGCTGAGGTGATGTGCCCGGCCTGCAGCAGCTGGATGGCCAGGTTGACGGCTTCGTGGTCGGCGAGCCGCTCACCGTCCACTTCGGCCTGGAGCAGGTCGCTGATGAAGCCGTCGCGCGGGTTCGCGCGCAGCTCGGCGCACAGGCCGGCCATGTACTGCTGCATCTGGACGAGCGGGCCGAACATGGCCGCCTGCATGGCGGCGTCCATCTCGGCGGCGTCGTTCGGGTTCGGCACGGTGACCTGGAGCAGCGCCTCGGTCCAGGTGATGAACTGCGGCAGGTCGGTCTTCGGGATGCCGAGCAGCTCCGACACCACGACCAGCGGCAGGTACTGCGAGAACGCCGTGACGAAGTCGAACTCGTCGCCGGGCACGGCGTCGAGGAGCTCTTCGGCGATCTGCGCGATGCGGTCGTTGAGGTCCTTGACGCGCTTCGGGGTGAACGCGGCGCTGGCGATCCGGCGCACCTTGGTGTGCGCGGGCGGGTCCATCACCGCGAGCATGCCGGCGGACAGCTCGGCGGCGGCCTGCGGCATCACGTGCGACGGGTCGCTGGAGAACGTGCCGGGGTCGGCCAGCGCCTGCTGCACCTCGGCGTAGGTGAACACGTGGTGCATGCCGAACGGGTCGCGCAGCACCGGGTTGGCCGCGCGCATCCGGCCCAGCCACGGCAGCGTGTCCGACAGTCCATAACGGACGGACGGCGGCAGCAGCGCCGGGTCGATCTGCGGCATGACGAAGTCGGTCATTTTCTTCCTTTTCTCGGGTTTCAGCGGTCTTCGAGCCAGGCGCGGACGGCGTCGGCGGTCGTCGTGGCGTGGTTTTCCATCATCGACCAGTGGTTTCCGGGCACGTCCACGCCGACGTGCGCGGGTGTCCAGGTCGGCCGCCAGGCGTCACCCTCGGTCGCTTCCCCGCCGACCGACTGGAGGGATTCGGTGGCGCGCAGGAACAACGTCGGCACGGCGGTCTCCGCCGGTGTCCAGTCGGCGAACACGCGGAAGTAGCAGCCCATGCCGGTCAGCTTGCGGTCGTCGATGCCGCCGGCTTCCTCCTCCCGGTCCTGCGCACTGGTGACGAAGGTGCTCTTGAACCGGTCGATCTGCCCGCTCTGCGGCACATAGGTGTCCATCAGCACGATGCCTTCGGGCGGCGAACCGAGCTGCTCCAGGTGCGTGGCGACGGCGTGCGCCAGCCAGCCGCCGGAGGAGTGCCCGAGCAGCACGAACGGCGTGCCGCCCGCGGCGTTCCAGACCAGCTCGGCCTGCAGCTCGACGGTCGCTTCCACGGTGGCGGGGAGCAGTTCGCCGGGCCGGAAGCCGGGCGCGGGGATCATCGTCAG is a window from the Amycolatopsis sp. cg9 genome containing:
- a CDS encoding PKD domain-containing protein — its product is MLLSLRSRGRIALATAFTAAFALLVPGVAHAAPPSNDDFDQATAITALPFTAQQDTSEATKAVDDPYWCQSSDVRASVWFRYTATADGYLRASTKGSDPEMILAVHTGTRGVLRGVDNGCGIGGDTTFLAKAGTTYSIMVSGYDVPGGALSLSLDPVPAAANDDYANAQAVPSLPFSAQPDFSVASYEADDPESTCQSEANLVPSVWYAYTNTGAAKSVTARTTGYGSALSVYTGNSLPELKQVACKNDSYGQPTAFRAATGTTYYVRVTGPATSYEPITLSLDDAPALQPSISQSPSYPTVYDNVSFSADSWNEIDRPMTADWDFGDGATAPAGTAPVSHHYATDGTYTVTLHATSPDGRTATRTTQVTVTTHDVGIAKFTVPAAARAGESKPISVDVSNTRYAETATVVLSRNDGNYWRQVATLTLTVPARPTKTVRFPFAYTFTPDDAIDGKVIFRAELKLDYPVRDARPSDNEVIAIATTVKPSGTRIAAV
- a CDS encoding cytochrome P450 — its product is MTETLDTATEVPSFPLPRGKCPYHPPAAYSELHEKAPLSKVKLVDGKQAWVVTGYAEARALLADPRLSAARSHPDFPNNAKIMPGTGMPQPVPEGDALTFAQLDDPEHNAQRKLVIPSFTLRQAKAMRPKIQKIVDELIDGMLADGPGADLVSAFAVPFPSMMMAELFGVPEEDRAVYTEHVQYLATRPDMMVPAIYTLSDFYTRLFERKRAEPAEDLATHMVTSFDERPDEIGFQQLLNSAMLVTVSGNESTMTMISLGAFAVLDNPAQADVLRADPAGAAPRAVEELLRYISAGDIISRLATEDIEIGGQTVRAGEGVILATPAVNRDPAAFPAPHELDLRRDHKTHLTFGHGPHQCVAMNFATAALEVVFSTLFTRLPGLRLAVPSEEVPPGGLGVYRVAELPVTW
- a CDS encoding thioesterase II family protein yields the protein MTADRWFRRFHEAPAAKARLVCLPHAGGSASFYFPVSRALAPDVEVLSVQYPGRQDRRKEPFVPTVEGLADEIAALLRGLDERPLALFGHSMGAMVAYEVTRRLEDSGPAPVALFVSGRRAPDRYRDDRVHTRSDEGVLAEVRRLSGTEADLLGDEEVVRMILPVLRNDYRAVETYRHPPGVRLATPVVAFTGTEDPVASVDEVSAWAAHTTGGFELVPLPGGHFFLTRHQDVLLRTMAERLGRVPA
- a CDS encoding cytochrome P450 — translated: MTTALSTEDVPSARFGLGEQLAWLRRRREDGGVHVDASGAHHLFSHADVERVTKDPATFSSNPARVLPEGVPNMTEGMMLVADPPQHGKLRRLAAQAFTPRKMRDLGPRVAEIAVDLLDRAPEGGFDAVEHFTVELPATMIAELFGIPAADAGAFRSLVEQIMAIEPPDLTDEAAVRAAADNALGGPFLELMGYLLQLCARRRAEPGPGLISDLVRARLDGEQLADPEVASLAVQILQAGHLTTAAVLGHALVLLAEHPEAQAALRADRALIPGAVEEVLRCRPPSTRLQRYTTVDTEVAGHVIPAGAVVVPWMLSANHDDAVFADPDVFDIRRSPNRHLTFGHGIHFCLGAMLARVELTGALNALFDHLPMWTVDGVVEYQESHLLFGPKRVPLVVSTTPTDRRDLP
- a CDS encoding cytochrome P450; this encodes MTDFVMPQIDPALLPPSVRYGLSDTLPWLGRMRAANPVLRDPFGMHHVFTYAEVQQALADPGTFSSDPSHVMPQAAAELSAGMLAVMDPPAHTKVRRIASAAFTPKRVKDLNDRIAQIAEELLDAVPGDEFDFVTAFSQYLPLVVVSELLGIPKTDLPQFITWTEALLQVTVPNPNDAAEMDAAMQAAMFGPLVQMQQYMAGLCAELRANPRDGFISDLLQAEVDGERLADHEAVNLAIQLLQAGHITSASVLANFVLRLGEHPGVEARLRTDPALIPAAVDEALRFTPPVPRLQRFTTTDTELGGVAIPAKSMVFLSLLSANHDEKVFANPDAFDIDRGAARNLTFGHGIHYCFGAALAKTEAKFGIEALLRRYSSIEVLADEPVEFYESELFTPKSVRVRVRRA